In Streptomyces sp. Li-HN-5-11, the sequence GCAACCGGCACAGAACCGGCGAACACGCGCCTGACCTGCGCGTGACGGGATTGATGGGGGGATGACTCATGACGTCGACGCCCGTGGGCGCCCGGCACCGCCACGATCCGTTCGACCTCAGGAACACGCTGCCGGCATACGACTACGAGCACTACAGCCGCCTGGCGGGCCCCCTCACCCAGCCCGACCCGGCCAGGCCGTACAAGGTGCGCTACCGCTCGCTGATCTCACAGGAACCGCATCGCGTCCGGGCCGCGCTGATGCCGGCCGCCGCGCCGGTGCTGTCGCTCGTCCTGCTGGCCTGGCTGCTGCGACCGGAGCACTGGACCGAACGCACCTACCCGGCCCATGACTTCCTGCCCGCCCTCGACATGGTGATGCTGGTCTCGATCGGCCTGATCGAGTTCTTCCGCTGCATGAACGTGCTCTCGAACGCGCACGCCACCCTGGTCGCCCGCGACCCGGTCCCGGTGGTGCCCGAGCGCGGCACCCGAGTCGCCTTCCTCACCACCTACGTGCCCGGCAAGGAACCCCTGGAGATGGTGACCAGGACCCTTCAGGCCGCCGTGATGCTGCGGCACCGGGGCGTCATGCACGTGTGGCTGCTCGACGAGGGCGACGACCCCGAGGTGAAGGCGGTCTGTGCGCGCCTCGGCGTGCACCACTTCACACGCAGGGGCGTCGAACGCTGGAACCGCCCCGCGGGCCCGCACCGCGCGAGGACCAAGCACGGCAACTACAACGCCTGGCTGGAGGCGCACGGCGACGAGTACGACTTCTTCGCCTCGGTCGACACCGACCACGTGCCGCTGCCCAACTACCTGGAGCGGATGCTGGGCTACTTCCGCGACCCGGACGTCGGTTTCGTCGTCGGCCCGCAGGTCTACGGCAACTACGACACGTTCGTCACCAAGGCCGCCGAGTCGCAGCAGTTCCTCTTCCACGCCCTCGTCCAGCGCGCCGGAAACCGCTACGGCGCGCCGATGTTCGTCGGCACCTCCAACGCCGTACGGATCAGCGCCGTCAAGCAGATCGGCGGCCTGTACGACTCGATCACCGAGGACATGGCCACCGGTTTCGAGATGCACCGCAGGAAGAACCCCGCGACGGGCCGCAGGTGGCGCTCGGTCTACACCCCGGACGTGCTCGCCGTCGGCGAGGGCCCGGCGGCCTGGACGGACTTCTTCACCCAGCAGCTGCGCTGGTCGCGCGGCACGTACGAGACGATCCTCAAGCAGTACTGGAAGGGCTTCGGCTCGATGCCTCCGGGCAAGCTCTTCAACTACACCATGATGATCATCTTCTACCCGATGTCGGCCCTCAACTGGATCCTGGCGGCCCTGAGTTGCGCGCTGTTCCTGGGCCTGGGCGCCTCCGGGGTGAACATCGACCCGACGGTGTGGCTGATGCTGTACGGCAACGCCTCCGCCCTCCAGATCGGCCTGTACGTCTGGAACCGCCGGCACAACGTCTCCCCGCACGAGCCGGAGGGCTCCGGCGGAGTGGCCGGCATGGTGATGTCGGCGCTGTCGGCGCCCCTCTACGCCCGCTCGCTGACCGACGCCGTGCTGCGCCGCGGGAGCCGGTTCGTGGTGACGCCGAAGGGGGAGTCGGCGAGCCCCGACACGCTGTTCGGGACGTTCCGCGTCCACTGGTTCTTCATCCTGGTCTTCGGCGGCTCGATCGCGGCCGGCGCCGCCCTCGGGCACGCCCAGCCCGCGATGCTCGTCTGGGCCTCGCTCGCCCTTCTGATCAGCGCGGCGCCGATCCTCGCCTGGCGCTGGACGCTGCGGCGGCAGAGAAAGAAGCCCGCCGCTCCCCCGGCCGCCCCGGAACCGTGGGACGCCGTGCCGCCGCGGTACGAGCCCACCGCGCGGGTCGCCCTGGGCGCGGCAGCCGGACCGGGGGGACGTGAGGGATGAGGGACCAAACCGGCCTGCGCCGCGCCCGCCGGTTCGGCATGGCCGCCGTGGTGGTGGTCGCCCTGTCCGGGATGAACGGGCCGTGGCTCTACCGTCTCGGCACGGAGCGCTACCACGAGTACGAGATCAACAGGCCCGGGTACAAGGCCGTCAACGGCCACTGGGACATCGTCGAGTTCCCGAAGCAATACCGGCAGGACACCATCCACGCCGTGCTGCTGCACACGGGCAAGGTGCTGCTGGTCGCCGGCTCGGGCAACAACCAGGCCAACTTCGACGCCAGGAAGTTCGACTCCCGCGTCTGGGACCCGGCGGGCGGCACCATCAAGAAGGTGCCCACGCCCAACGACCTGTTCTGCACGGGCCACACCCAGCTCGCCGACGGCAGCATCCTGATCGCGGGCGGCACCAAGCGCTACGAGAAACTCAAGGGCGACGTCACCAAGGCCGGCGGCCTGATGATCGTCCACAACGAGAACCCCGACAAGCCGATCACACTGCCCGCGGGCACCAGGTTCACCGGCAGGGCCAACGGCAGGACGTTCGTCTCCAGGGACCCGGTGCTTGTACCGCGCGCGAGGAAGAACTTCGACCGGCGGACGGGCAGGTTCCTCGGCAACACCGCGGGCCTCGGCCGGATCTACGTCGAGGCCCGCAGGAGCGGCACCGCGTACGAGACCGGGACCCAGGACAACTACCGCGTGCAGGGCCTGACCGGCGCCGACGCGCGCAACACCTACGGCATCGCGCAGAAGCTCGGCCTGGACAAGAAGGACTTCCAGGGGATCCGGGACGCCGACGAGTTCGACCCGGTCGCCGAGAGGTACATCAGGGTCGACCCCATGAACGAGGCCCGCTGGTACCCGACGCTCACCACGCTCGGCGACGGCAGGGTCCTCAGCGTCTCCGGTCTCGACGACATCGGCCAGCTGGTCCCGGGCAAGAACGAGGTCTTCGACCCGAGGACCAGGACGTGGACGTACACACCGAAGGTCCGCCAGTTCCCCACCTACCCGGCGCTGTTCCTGATGCAGAACGGCAAGATCTTCTACTCGGGTTCGAACGCGGGCTACGGCCCGGACGACGTGGGCCGCGACCCCGGGGTCTGGGACGTGGCCACCAACCGGTTCACCAGGATGCCCGGGCTGAGCGACGCGCGCATGATGGAGACCTCCGCGACGGTGCTGCTGCCACCGGCCCAGAAGGAGCGGTACCTGGTGATCGGCGGCGGCGGGGTGGGCGAGTCCCGGCTGTCCAGCAGAAAGACCCGGATCATCGATCTCAGGGCCAGGAACCCGCACTTCACGGACGGCCCGATGCTGGAGGAGGGCACCCGCTACCCGCAGTCCTCGATCCTCCCGGACGACTCCGTCCTCGTCTCCGGCGGCTCGCGGGACTACCGGGGCCGCGGCGACTCCGACATCCTCCAGGCCCGGCTGTACGACCCGGTGACCAGCACCTTCCGGCGGGTCGCCGATCCGCTGGTGGGCCGCGACTACCACGCGGGGTCGATCCTGCTGCCCGACGGCCGGGTGATGTTCTTCGGCTCCGACCCGCTCTACGGCGACAGGGCCGGCACCAGGCCGGGCACGTTCGAGCAGCGCATCGAGCTCTACACGCCGCCGTACCTGTACCGGGGAGCGCGGCCCTCCCTGTCGGGCGGCCCGCGGACCATCGCGCGCGGCGCGTCCGGCACGTTCACCTCTCGGCACGCCGCCGCGATCAGGAAGGCCCGCCTGATCCGGCCGAGCGCGTCCACCCACGTCACGGACGTGGACCAGCGCTCCATCGCGCTGGACTTCACGGCCTCCGGGGACCGGATCACCGTGACGGTGCCGAAGAACCGGAACCTGGTGCCGTCGGGCTGGTACATGCTGTTCGTGGACGACGACCGGGGAACGCCGAGCAGGGCACAGTGGGTGAGGGTTCCCTAGGGCCGCGGGGCGCCGTCGCTCGCTGCCTCGGCGCCCCCGCGCCCGGGCACCCACACGTCACCTACAGGGAAGGCTGCTTACTCGCCCTGGCGAGCTTCAGCGCGTAGTCCGGCCACCAGTCCCCCGCCTTCGGGCCGCCCTTGCAGGTGCCGTCGGACTCCCCCGGGCGTTTGACCCACAGATAGGCGTCGGCCAGCGGATCGGCCGTCTTCGCCGTCGGCGGCTCGCCGAGCGCGCGGCCGGGCGGGTTGCACCATCGCTCGTCCGGGTCGCCGCTCGTGTAGGGGCCGTTGCCGTTGCGGCTGGTGTCGACGACGAAGTGCTTGCCGCCGACCTTCGCGGACAGCCGTCTGCCGTAGGCGAGGGAGTCCTCGGTGGAGTAGAAGTTGGAGACGTTGACCGCGAAGCCGTCGGCCTGGCCGACGCCGGCGCGCAGCAGCGGCTCGTAGATCTCGTCGGGGTGGCCCCAGCCCGCGTTGCCGGCGTCCACGTAGACCTTGGCGCGCTTCAGGGCCTTGAGCTCGGCGACCGCGCCCTTGAGGAGGTCGTAGCGCTCCTCCTGGAACTCGTCGGGCGTGCAGCCGTCCACCAGGTGCAGTACGGCGTCCGGCTCCAGGATCACCGTGGCGGCGCGGTCGCCGATGCCCCGGGCCACACCGTCGATCCAGGCGCGGTAGCTGTCGCCGTCGGCGGCGCCGCCCTGCGAGTACTGGCCGCAGTCGCGGTGCGGGATGTCGTAGAGGACGAGGATCGCGGTACGGCCCGCCCGGGCGGCGGCCTCGGTGAAGCCGCGTGCCTCCTGCTCGGGGTTCTCCGGGCCGATCCACTCGCCGGTCGGCTGCTCGGCGATCTTCCGGATCTGCCGGGCGTCGGCCTTCCGGCCGGTCCTGACGTAGGCGGCGACCTGGCGGGCCGCCCTGCTGTCGGGGTTCACCCAGAACGGGCCGGCCTCCTCGGGCCGCTGGGTGACCGTGGCGCTCACAGCGCCGGTGTCCTCGCCGCCTTTTCCGTCCCCGTCCGTCGAGGAGCACCCCGTGAGCAGCAGTGCCGCTGCGAGCACCGCCGCGGACACCCGGGCCCCCGCCGAAGGGGCGCGCGAGCAGGCCCCCCTCATGCCGTACATGCCACTCCCCTTGGTGCGTCGGCCACGCCCGCCCATGCTGGCACAGGAGATACGGCCCCGGAGGAGCAGCACACCCCAGGTGGGGAGCTGTTACCGGTCCGGGTGAAGGGCGTTCACTCGTTCGCGCTACACGCCGGTTCCCGTGAGGTACGCCGAGACGACGACGTCCGCGGTGTCGCCGTGGCCGGAGGGGTCGTCGGAGATACCGCCGCGGGTGATCAGCCGCAGCTCGGCGCGGCCCGGCTTCCCGGTGCCGTAGGCCTGCCGGGCGTCGGCGTGGCCGCGGGGCAGGACGCTGACGTCGTCGACGGTGAAGTCGGCGACCGTACCGTCGTCCCGGAGCACGCGCAGCGTCTCGCCCGGCCGCAGCGTGCTGATCCTGGAGAACACGGCCGGCCGGCTCCCGGTGCCGGCGCGCCCCACCATCAGCGCGGTCCCGGATGCCCCCGGTTTCACCCCGGCCCCGTACCAGCCGACCGCGCCGGCCTGGCCGAGGGGCGGCGGATCGACCGCGCCCCGCGCGTCCAGGCCGCGGGCGACCACCGGCGCGCGCACGCCCAGGTCGGGAATGTCGAGCTGACGCGGCGCGGCGCCCTTCAGCGGCCCGGCGGCGGGCGGCAGCGTCTCGTCGTCGGGCCGCCCGACCGCGGCGATGTCCCCCGTGGCGGGCCCGGACAGCCGCTGGCGTACGGCGGTCAGGTCGCCTCCCCACAGCCACAGCCCGAGCAGCAGCACCACCCAGGCCAGTCCGGCGAGGAGACGGCCGGTGCGGTGGGAGCGGCCGTGGGCGCCGTCGGCGTCGGACACCTCAGGCATCGTGATCGCGTCCTCGTCGGGGGCGTCGGGGGCGTCGTGTGCGGGGGAGGAGGACGACGGCACCCGCGGCGGTGCCCGCGAGGACCAGCCCGGTCACCGCGTGCGCCGTGCCGGGAGCGGCGGCCTCGCCACCTGGGGCGGACGACGACGGAGCCGCCGGGACGGCAGCCGCCCCCGCCCTGTCCCTGCCGTCCGCCGCGTGGGCCGCCGGGAGGAAGGCGGTGGCCGCCAGCAGCCCCGTGCACACAGCCGTACGGAGAGGAAGGCGTCGTGAACCACCCATCGTGCAACCTCCGGGATCTCCGGGACTCCGGGTCTCCGGTCTTCCGGGTATCAGGAGACGCCCCGGCGGCCGGTCCCGCATCCGTGACGGGACCGGACTGCTCCGAACGGGTGAAGGAAAAAGGGGGAACAGGGAGGGCAGAACAGGGAGGAGGGTGGCTCAGATCTGCTCGACCAGGTCGGCGATCGAGTCGACGACCTTGGACGGCCGGAACGGATAGCGGTCGACGTCGTCGGGCTGCGTCACACCGGTCAGCACCAGGAACGTCCGCATCCCGGCCTCCAGCCCCGCGAGCACATCGGTGTCCATGCGGTCGCCGATCATGGCGGAGGTCTCGGAGTGGGCGCCGATCGCGTTCAGCCCGGCGCGCATCATCAGCGGGTTGGGCTTGCCGACGAAGTACGGCTTCTTGCCGGTCGCGGCGGTGATCAGGGCGGCGACCGAGCCGGTGGCGGGCAGGTCGCCCTCGGTGGACGGGCCGACGTTGTCGGGGTTGGTGGCGATGAACCGGGCGCCGGCGTTGATCAGCCGCACGGCCTTGGTCAGGGCCTCGAAGGAATACGTGCGGGTCTCGCCGAGGATCACGAAGTCGGGCTCGTGGTCGGTCAGGACGTAGCCGATGTCGTGGAGCGCGGTCGTCAGGCCCGCCTCGCCTATGACGTAGGCGGTGCCGCCGGGTCGCTGGTCGTCGAGGAACTGGGCCGTGGCCAGGGCCGAGGTCCAGATGTTCTCCTCGGGCACGTCCAGGCCCATGCGGCGCAGCCGGGCGTGCAGGTCGCGCTGGGTGTAGATGGAGTTGTTGGTCAGCACCAGGAACGGCCGTCCGGACTCCTTCAGCTTCTTGAGGAAGGCGTCGGCGCCGGGGATCGGCACTCCCTCGTGGATCAGGACACCGTCCATGTCGGTGAGCCACGACTCGATGGGCTTGCGTTCTGCCATGTGCGGGATCTCCTGCCGTACCGTACGCGGGCCTGCGCTGCGCCCAAGACTAGCCAGTGGCCGGATCTTGCCGAAACGGTCCAGCGCTCGGGTTTCGCCGACGGTGCCAGGTCAGCGCGAGCGTGCCGCACTGCGAGGCCGCCCTGTGGGGCCGCGCTGTGGGGCCCACTGCGGGACCGCCCAGACCGTGCCCCGGCCCGACCGCGGTTGCCCGCCCACCGGTTGCCCGCCCGCCTCGCCCCTCTGCGAGAGTGGGACCCATGACTGGCACGACTCGCACGCCCGGTACTCCCCTCCGCGTGGGCCTCGTCGGCTACGGCCTCGCGGGCTCCGTCTTCCACGCCCCGCTGATCGCCGCGACCGAGGGACTGGTGCTCGACACGGTCGTCACCTCGAACCCGGAGCGGCAGGAGCAGGCCCGGGCGGAGTTCCCGGACGTCCGCTGTGCCGGCACCGCCGACGAGCTGTTCGACCGCGCCGGCGAACTGGACCTGATCGTCGTCGCCTCCCCGAACAGGACGCATGTTCCGCTCGCCACGGCCGCGCTGAAGGCGGGCCTGCCGGTGGTCGTGGACAAGCCGGTCGCCGGGACGGCCGCCGAGGCCCGCGGCCTCGCGGCCCTGGCCGAGGAGCGCGGCCTGCTGCTGTCCGTCTTCCAGAACCGCCGCTGGGACAACGACTTCCTGACCCTCCGCAAGCTGCTCGACGAGGGCGAGCTGGGTGACGTATGGCGGTTCGAGTCGCGTTTCGAGCGCTGGCGGCCCCGGCCGAAGGGCGGCTGGCGCGAGTCGGGCGACCCCGCTGAGATCGGAGGTCTCCTCTACGACCTCGGGAGTCACGTCGTCGACCAGGCCCTGGTCCTCTTCGGCCCGGTCACGCGGGTGTACGCGGAGTCGGTCGTCCGGCGCGCGGGCGCCGAGGCCGACGACGACACGTTCATCGCGCTCACGCACGCGGGCGGGGTCCGCTCCCACCTGTACGTCTCCGCGACGGCCGCCCAACTCGGCCCGCGTTTCCGGGTGCTGGGCTCGCGGGCGGGCTACGTCAAGTACGGCCTGGACCCGCAGGAGGCGGCGCTGCGGGAGGGCATGCGCCCGGGCCCCGAGGGCTGGGGCGCGGAGGAGGAATCCCTGTGGGGCCGCGTCGGCTCCGGGGAGTCCCCGGTGACCGGCGGCGGCAGCCCCGTGCCGACCCTGCCCGGCGACTACCCGGCGTACTACGCGGCCGTGGCCGCCGCCCTGCGCGACGGCGCCCCGAACCCGGTGACCGCGCTGGAGGCGGCCGCCGCCCTGGACGTGCTGGAGGCGGCCCGCCTCTCGGCCCGCGACGGTGTGGCGGTGGCGCTGTGACCCGCGACAACCCGAGGATCACCCCGAAGTTCACCCCGGAGATCACCCCCAGCGTCGAGGAGCTCCAGGCGCAGGAACGCCGCCTGGTCTTCCGCCGGTTCACCCACGACGACGCCTGGGCGCTGGGCTCGCTGCTGGTGGAGCTGGCCCGGGAGCGGCAGGCCCCGGTCGCCATCGACATCCACCGCGCCGGCCAGCAGCTCTTCCACGCTGCCCTGCCCGGCTCGACCCCCGACAACGACGTCTGGATCGCCCGCAAGCGGCGCGTCGTGGAGCGCTACCACTGCGCCTCCTACCTGGTGGGCGCCCGCTTCCGCGCCAAGGGCACCACCTTCGAGGAGTCCTCGCGTCTGGATCCCGGCGAGTACGCGGCCCACGGCGGCTCCTTCCCGGTCAACGTGGAGGGCGTCGGCGTGATCGGCGCGGTGACGGTCTCCGGCCTGCCGCAACTGGAGGACCACCGCTTCGTGGTGGAGGCGCTGGAGACCTTCCTGGGCGAGGACCGGCAGACGCGGCGGGAATAACCGGAGAGTCCCTCCGGTTGGGGTTGGCGGTACACGAGTTGATCACAGACATGACCGCCGAGGTGATCGCGGAATGTGACCGCGGCACCCGCCCGGAGGGATCGGAACCGATGAGCGACACAGCAGCCCGGCTGAAGGACACGGTCGGACGGTACGGCGTCTGGAGCGCCGCCCTCCGTTCGGAGGACCCTGCCCGTCGAGGTGAACTCGCCGAGGCAGCCGCCGAGTTGGAGGAGCTCGGCTACGGCGCCGCATGGCTCGGCGCCAGCAGTTCCGCCCGCAACGCCGCCCCGCTTCTGGAGGCGACGTCGCGGCTCGCCGTCGGGACCAGCATCCAGAGCATCTGGCAGCACGACGCCGACGCGAGCGCCGCCGGTTTCGCCGAGTTGGAGGCGGCCCACCCGGGCCGCTTCGTGCTGGGTCTGGGGGTGAGCCACGCCAAGATGACGGAGCAGTACCGCCGCCCGTACTCGGCGCTGGTCGCCTATCTGGACGCCCTGGACGCCGCCAAGGTGCCCGCGGGACGCCGGGTGCTGGCCGCGCTCGGCCCGAAGACGCTGGAGCTGTCCCGGGACAGGGCGGCGGGCGCGGTCCCGTACCTGGTCACGGCGGAGCACACCGCGCAGGCCCGCGAGATCCTCGGCGAGGGCCCGCTGCTGGCCCCGGAGCTGAAGATCGTCCTGGAGCGGGACCCCGAGCGTGCCCGCGCGGCCGCCCGCGGCGCCCTCGCGATCTACCTCGCGCTGCCGAACTACACCAACAACTTCCTGCGCCTGGGCTTCACCGAGGACGATGTCGCGGACGGCGGCAGCGACCGTCTGGTCGACGCTGTGTTCGCCTGGGGCAACGAGTCGCGCATCCGCGAGCGCATCGAGGAGTTCCAGGCGGCGGGCGCTGACCACCTGGCGCTCCAGGTGGTGGTCGCCAGCCCGATGGACACCCTGCCCCGGGAGGGATGGCGCAGGCTGGCCTCGCTGCTGGCGTGACCGGCCCGCGGGGGTGAAGGGGCGGGCCGTACCCGTGTGCGGCCCCGCCGCGCGGCACGGCCAGTCCCGCACCCCCACCGGCGCGGACAGCGGGGGGCAGCGCAGGCAACGGATCGGGGGGGACGCCTACGCGTCCTTGAGCTCCTGCCGCTGCCGCCCCAGCCCCTCGATCTCCAGCTCGACCACGTCCCCCGCCCGCAGGAACGGCTTGGGGTCGGGCCGGCCCATGGCCACGCCCGCCGGAGTCCCCGTGTTGATGACGTCGCCGGGGTACAGGGTCATGAACTGGCTGACGTAGCGGACGACTTCCGCGACCGGGAAGATCTGTTCGGCGGTCGTGCCGTCCTGCTTGAGCTCCCCGTTGACCCACAGCCTCAGGGAGAGGCTCTGCGGATCGGGCACCTCGTCCGCCGTGACGAGCCACGGCCCGAGCGGGTTGAACGTCTCGCAGTTCTTCCCCTTGTCCCAGGTGCCGCCCCGTTCGATCTGGAACTCCCGCTCGGACACGTCGTGCGCCACCGCGTACCCGGCGACGTGCGCGAGCGCCTCCTCGTGCGACTCCAGATAGCGGGCCGTACGCCCGACGACGACCGCCAGCTCCACCTCCCAGTCGGTCTTGGCGGAGCCCCGGGGCACGAGCACCGTGTCGTTCGGCCCGACCACGGTGTCCGCCGCCTTGAAGAAGATCACCGGCTCGGAGGGCGGCTCGGCGCCGGTCTCGCGGGCGTGGTCGTGGTAGTTCAGCCCGATGCACACGATCTTGCCGATCCGTGCGAGCGGCGGCCCGATGCGCAGCCCGGTCGCGTCCAGCGCGGGCAGTTCCCCCGCGTCGGCCGCGGCACGGATCCGGGCGAGCGCCGCGTCGTCGGCGAGCAGGGCGCCGTCGATGTCCGGGACCACGCCCGACAGGTCCCGCAGGGTCCCCTCGGCGTCCAGCAGCGCGGGCCGCTCCGCTCCGGCCGTACCGACTCGCAGCAGCTTCATGTTCCATCTCCCTCGATCGCGGCGGCCCACCGACGACCGCGCCCGGGTGCGGCGGGCCAGCCGTCGGAGGACTGGTCGATCCTCCAAGGCGGAGGTCCAGCGCGCAAGAACCCGTTCACGTACTGGACCGTAGGCGCGCCCCGTGCCCCCGTTCCGCGGTCAGCGGTAGAGCACCGCCCGCTCGACCGCGCTCCACGCCGTACTCGTCACCACGTACAGCGCGGCGGCCAGCGGCACGACGGCCACCGTGACGAGCGTGAAGAAGGACATGAACGGCATGGCCTTGGTGACCGCACCGAGTCCGGGCAGCTGCTCCCCTCCGCCCAGGGGCTCACTGCCGGCCATCGACCGCTTCGTGCGGAGGAAGGTGAAGGTGGCGACGGCGGCCACGACCGCGAACAGTCCCAGGTACACGATCCCGGAGCCGCCGAAGAGCCCGTCGTGGGCCAGCGCGTCGGCCCACCGCCCACCGAGCGGCGCCGCGAACAGCCGGTGCTCGAGCAGCCCGTTGCCGGTCCCGCCGATCGTCGAGCTGGAGAAGAGGTGGTACAGCAGGAAGAAGGCGGGCAACTGGCACAGGCTCGGCAGGATGCCCGACAGCGGCGACACCTTCTCCTCGGCGTGCAGCTCCAGCACCGCCTTCTGCAGCTTCTGCGGATCCTTCCGGTACTTCTTGCGCAGCTCGGCGATCCTCGGCTGCAGCGCGGCCCGGGCCCGCTGCCCCCGCGCGGCGGCCCGGGAGAGCGGATGGACGAGGAGTCGTACGAGGGCGGTGAACAGGACGATCGCGGCGGCGGCCGCGGAGGCGTGGAACAGCGGCTGGAGCAGGTCGGCGAGCTGCTCGACCAGGGTGGCGAAAACGGACATGGGTGAGCCCTCCGGGGGTCTCGTCGTGCCGGTGACATACGGGAATGGCGGCATGACGACCCGCGCGGGGCCGGTTCACGTGATGGTGGGGTGCCCTACGCGGCGGTCGCCAGGAGGGCGTGTCCGGGTGCTCGGGGCCGCCGTCGCCCGGCGGCGTCGGGATCCCGCTGCGGCAGGAAGGCCGTACGACGGTCCCGGTCGCGGATGGCCGTACGCACCCGCGTACGCGCCACGACGGGCGCACAGCGCGAGGCGAGAAGCGCACACGCGACGAACGCGGCCCCGGCCGCGGCCGTGGCGGTCACGGCGAGGGCCACGGTGGCGAAGAGGCCGCCGGTGTCGAGCAGGACGACCTGGAGGAGCGCGAGGAGCAGGGCCGACAGGACGGCGGCGGGACGCGGACGGACCCGGTTGCGGATCACGGTCGGCCCCCCTCCTCGGTACGCGCGCGTGCGTGACTGTGGTCTCTGTTCGTTATACAGGATCGACATACAGGATCGGCCCCGAACTGCTGCCACAGCCGCTTCGGTTCGGTGCCGGCGCCCGGGGCGGCCGCTTTGGCAAGCTGCGGCTCCGGGACCGGGATGCGGCTACCTTGCGGCATCACTTGATCGCAGGGGGTGGCGCGCCTCTGAGGAATCCGGAGTGGCGAAAGAACTCGTGCGGCCGCATCTTCAGGAAGGCGTACCCATAGGGTCCAGGACCACCGTTGCCGCCCGCTCCGCCACACCAAAGGCATCCGGGGTCGGACTGATCGGTGGGCGTGATCGTGGTCGCGGTGCTGGGCTGCGCCGGGGGCGAGGCGGCGAACGCGCTGGCGGGGACCAATGCGGATCCCGCTCCCAGGGTGATCGACGCGGCAAGCAGTGCAAGGCGCCGGGTGTGAGGTGTGCGAGGCATGGGAGTTCCTTTCGCTTGCGGAGTGAGTTCTCGGGGACCCGCCGGTCCACGTCAGCGGGATGATGCGTTTCTCAGTGCTGCTCGGCTGCTGCGGACGGTACGTGTGGCCCGACCGCTCCGAGTGGTTTGCGTCTCTGCAGTAAATCCGGGTGGGCGGCTCACGGCACGACACGACGTCTCGGGACTTGACACGCGGAGTACCGGGTCTGCCGGCTGCGCACACGCCTCCGAGGACGGGTGAAAGCCGGCTGGCCGGCCCCACGCCACTGTCGGGTGAGCGAACCTCACGGCACCGGCGTCAAGCAACGCGTCGAACCACACCGAGGGCCAGAGTGACCCAACCGCACGTGAGTGCCCAGTTGGGGCAGCCTGCGCCCGTGTCCGACGAGCAACTGGTCGCGATGCTGGTGGAGGTGAGGGTGCCCCGCGACACACCCGTGGACAAGCGCCCTCCCCACAGCCGCGTGCGCGGTGGACCGCACGACGGCAGTGGTGTCGGTGCGGTCCGCCGGCCTCAACGCGGCCGCATGGAGACCAGCTTGCCCCACACCACCAGCCGGTACCTGGACGTGTACTCCGGAGTGCAGGTGGTGAGGGTGATGTAGTAGCCGGGCTGGGAGTAGCCGTAGGCGGGCTCGGTGGTGCTGCGGGGCACCGGGCGGATGACGCCGCCGTCCTGCGCGGAGGTCTGCGGAAGGATCTTGTCGACGACGTACGTGTAGACCGCGGCCCTGGTCTCCACCTCCACGGTGTCGTGCGTGCGGAGGTGGTTGAGGTACCGGAAGGGCTCCCCGTGGGTGTTGCGGTGCCCGGCGAGCGCGAAGTTGCCCGCCTGGCCGGGCTGTTGGGTGCCGGGGTAGTGGCCGACGTACCCCTTGTTGAGGACGTCCTGCTTGCCGACCCCCTCGGCGATCGGGGCGCGGAGGTCGAGGCGGGGGATCGTGATGATGGCGTAGGCCTGGGACCAGCGGGGGCGGGGGTCGGTGGCGGGCCGCTGCCCGGTGCCGCCGCCCTTCCCGTACGTCGAGGAGGCGGCGGAGGCGGACGTACCCGAGGACGTACCCGACGACCCGCCGGCGGAGTCGGCTCCACTCCCGCTCCCGCCCCCCGAAGCCCCGTCGCTGAGGGGAGCGGTGGCCGTCCCGGCCCCCCACTCACGCTCCAGCGCCTCGACCTTCCGCTCGGCCCCCGCCCGCGCCTCCCGGTTGGTCCACCACAACTGGTGGACGACGAGCAGCAGAAGCAGCACCCCCAC encodes:
- a CDS encoding glycosyltransferase family 2 protein; amino-acid sequence: MTSTPVGARHRHDPFDLRNTLPAYDYEHYSRLAGPLTQPDPARPYKVRYRSLISQEPHRVRAALMPAAAPVLSLVLLAWLLRPEHWTERTYPAHDFLPALDMVMLVSIGLIEFFRCMNVLSNAHATLVARDPVPVVPERGTRVAFLTTYVPGKEPLEMVTRTLQAAVMLRHRGVMHVWLLDEGDDPEVKAVCARLGVHHFTRRGVERWNRPAGPHRARTKHGNYNAWLEAHGDEYDFFASVDTDHVPLPNYLERMLGYFRDPDVGFVVGPQVYGNYDTFVTKAAESQQFLFHALVQRAGNRYGAPMFVGTSNAVRISAVKQIGGLYDSITEDMATGFEMHRRKNPATGRRWRSVYTPDVLAVGEGPAAWTDFFTQQLRWSRGTYETILKQYWKGFGSMPPGKLFNYTMMIIFYPMSALNWILAALSCALFLGLGASGVNIDPTVWLMLYGNASALQIGLYVWNRRHNVSPHEPEGSGGVAGMVMSALSAPLYARSLTDAVLRRGSRFVVTPKGESASPDTLFGTFRVHWFFILVFGGSIAAGAALGHAQPAMLVWASLALLISAAPILAWRWTLRRQRKKPAAPPAAPEPWDAVPPRYEPTARVALGAAAGPGGREG
- a CDS encoding kelch motif-containing protein; protein product: MRDQTGLRRARRFGMAAVVVVALSGMNGPWLYRLGTERYHEYEINRPGYKAVNGHWDIVEFPKQYRQDTIHAVLLHTGKVLLVAGSGNNQANFDARKFDSRVWDPAGGTIKKVPTPNDLFCTGHTQLADGSILIAGGTKRYEKLKGDVTKAGGLMIVHNENPDKPITLPAGTRFTGRANGRTFVSRDPVLVPRARKNFDRRTGRFLGNTAGLGRIYVEARRSGTAYETGTQDNYRVQGLTGADARNTYGIAQKLGLDKKDFQGIRDADEFDPVAERYIRVDPMNEARWYPTLTTLGDGRVLSVSGLDDIGQLVPGKNEVFDPRTRTWTYTPKVRQFPTYPALFLMQNGKIFYSGSNAGYGPDDVGRDPGVWDVATNRFTRMPGLSDARMMETSATVLLPPAQKERYLVIGGGGVGESRLSSRKTRIIDLRARNPHFTDGPMLEEGTRYPQSSILPDDSVLVSGGSRDYRGRGDSDILQARLYDPVTSTFRRVADPLVGRDYHAGSILLPDGRVMFFGSDPLYGDRAGTRPGTFEQRIELYTPPYLYRGARPSLSGGPRTIARGASGTFTSRHAAAIRKARLIRPSASTHVTDVDQRSIALDFTASGDRITVTVPKNRNLVPSGWYMLFVDDDRGTPSRAQWVRVP
- a CDS encoding glycoside hydrolase family 6 protein, with protein sequence MYGMRGACSRAPSAGARVSAAVLAAALLLTGCSSTDGDGKGGEDTGAVSATVTQRPEEAGPFWVNPDSRAARQVAAYVRTGRKADARQIRKIAEQPTGEWIGPENPEQEARGFTEAAARAGRTAILVLYDIPHRDCGQYSQGGAADGDSYRAWIDGVARGIGDRAATVILEPDAVLHLVDGCTPDEFQEERYDLLKGAVAELKALKRAKVYVDAGNAGWGHPDEIYEPLLRAGVGQADGFAVNVSNFYSTEDSLAYGRRLSAKVGGKHFVVDTSRNGNGPYTSGDPDERWCNPPGRALGEPPTAKTADPLADAYLWVKRPGESDGTCKGGPKAGDWWPDYALKLARASKQPSL
- a CDS encoding sortase domain-bontaining protein: MPEVSDADGAHGRSHRTGRLLAGLAWVVLLLGLWLWGGDLTAVRQRLSGPATGDIAAVGRPDDETLPPAAGPLKGAAPRQLDIPDLGVRAPVVARGLDARGAVDPPPLGQAGAVGWYGAGVKPGASGTALMVGRAGTGSRPAVFSRISTLRPGETLRVLRDDGTVADFTVDDVSVLPRGHADARQAYGTGKPGRAELRLITRGGISDDPSGHGDTADVVVSAYLTGTGV